The Cyanobacteria bacterium GSL.Bin1 genome includes the window ATTCCGACTATTGCATGATTGTGACGGATAATGGCTTTGATGCGCTATTTGCAGCCAACCGGATTGCAGCTTCCATTCGAGAAAAATCTCGCACTCATCCCTTACGCTTAGCGGGGTTAATTGGTAATCGGACCTCGAAAAGAGATTTAATTAACAAATATATTGAAGCGGTTCCCATGCCAGTTTTAGAAATCTTGCCCTTAATTGAAGATATTCGCGTGTCTCGGGTGAAAGGAAAAACCATTTTTGAAATGGCAGAAACAGAACCGATGTTAGAGGAAGTAGCGCAATATTACCTCAACATTGCCGATCAACTCCTTGCCTTACCCGAAGGGGTTGTTCCGGATGATGCGCCTGATCGCGATCTCTTCTCTTTATTATCTGATTATTACCTCAATCCGGCTGATGGCAACAGCACGAAAGGTGCGCCAGTAGAAGAAAGCGAAGAATTAGAAGCATTAATGGTTTAAATAGTCCTTTGTCCTTCGTCCTTGGTGATTCGTAAGGCAAGAACAAATGACGAATGATAAAAATACGGAGAAAATAATGGCTGCAGAAGAACAAACGGCTTTAAATTTTGAATGTGAAACAGGAAATTATCATACCTTTTGCCCGATTAGTTGTGTAGCGTGGCTGTATCAGAAAATTGAAGATAGCTTCTTTTTAGTCATTGGTACGAAAACTTGCGGCTATTTCCTGCAAAACTCGATGGGGGTGATGATTTTTGCTGAACCCCGTTATGCGATGGCGGAGTTGGAAGAAGGGGATATTTCCGCTAAACTCAGTGATTATGATGAATTGAAGCGGCTATGTTTGCAAATTAAGCGCGATCGCAATCCCAGTGTCATTGTTTGGATTGGCACTTGCACCACCGAAATTATCAAAATGGATTTAGAGGGAATCGCACCGAAACTCGAAGCCGAAATTGGAATTCCCAT containing:
- a CDS encoding ferredoxin:protochlorophyllide reductase (ATP-dependent) iron-sulfur ATP-binding protein — translated: MKLSVYGKGGIGKSTTSCNISVALAKRGKKVLQIGCDPKHDSTFTLTGFLIPTIIDTLQEKDFHYEDIWPEDVIYRGYGGVDCVEAGGPPAGAGCGGYVVGETVKLLKELNAFDEYDVILFDVLGDVVCGGFAAPLNYSDYCMIVTDNGFDALFAANRIAASIREKSRTHPLRLAGLIGNRTSKRDLINKYIEAVPMPVLEILPLIEDIRVSRVKGKTIFEMAETEPMLEEVAQYYLNIADQLLALPEGVVPDDAPDRDLFSLLSDYYLNPADGNSTKGAPVEESEELEALMV